Proteins encoded within one genomic window of Citricoccus muralis:
- a CDS encoding DUF5719 family protein, which yields MTPGSDEQAQLGRGARKRAVRRDAVLEAYGRSERRRGWALPTLGGVGALLLVGGVAYGTTVLPATPAALNTGAAPAALSAATAQYVCPAAPRLPSGADEATDVDFSPLSSDASTEATVSLFSDLAGRLPGSTLRPATTAGDAHGGPEAAAASGEELTTSQPDDIQQGAPATSGADGVAVRDAGAHRVGAPGGEQGLPSVVTVEPLGGQAGLGSAIAAYSASDGDLTGLDVSACTVPSHQQRLTGATTTLGSTAILVLTNPSASAATVDLRLFGAEGIIDSPGTSGLVLGPDQTRSFVLGGLAPNEENLAVEVRSSGGAVSASIQQHRLFGVMPGGVDIITPNADASQRQVVPGVSSPGADALEELNSQDDVDVAPAVQIAATGSATTAEVTALGPDGPASLGSGSVVELAANGTGSVDLSNLPAGEYTIVVEADAPVIATARSVSGAAEESVDMALTPSTSELAFDQLVSLPSHGTSQLVVYGSAAGTIEYQLVDESGSLGETQQQEVAEGDSVTLDLDDVDAPAGVRISTTDTGLFAGVIVSDGATGLSGYPVTPAAANGTGVPVRVGY from the coding sequence ATGACCCCCGGCAGTGACGAACAGGCCCAGCTGGGCCGCGGCGCGCGCAAACGGGCCGTGCGCCGCGACGCCGTGCTGGAAGCCTACGGCCGCTCCGAACGGCGCCGCGGCTGGGCCCTGCCCACCCTGGGCGGCGTGGGCGCCCTGCTGCTGGTGGGCGGTGTGGCCTACGGCACCACCGTGCTGCCCGCCACGCCGGCCGCGCTCAACACCGGCGCTGCCCCCGCGGCACTGTCCGCCGCCACCGCCCAGTACGTGTGCCCGGCCGCACCTCGGCTGCCCTCGGGCGCGGACGAGGCCACCGACGTCGACTTCTCCCCGCTGTCCTCCGATGCCTCCACCGAGGCCACCGTCAGCCTGTTCTCCGACCTGGCCGGCCGATTGCCCGGCTCCACACTGCGCCCGGCCACCACGGCAGGCGATGCCCACGGCGGGCCCGAAGCGGCCGCCGCCTCCGGTGAGGAACTCACCACCTCCCAACCTGATGACATCCAGCAGGGCGCTCCCGCCACCTCGGGTGCCGACGGCGTGGCCGTGCGTGACGCCGGGGCCCACCGGGTCGGCGCCCCCGGCGGCGAACAAGGGCTGCCCAGCGTGGTCACCGTCGAACCCCTCGGCGGTCAAGCCGGGCTCGGCTCCGCCATTGCCGCCTATTCGGCAAGTGACGGTGACCTCACTGGTCTCGACGTCTCCGCCTGCACCGTTCCCAGCCACCAGCAGCGCCTCACCGGCGCCACCACCACCTTGGGTTCCACCGCCATCCTGGTGCTCACCAATCCCTCGGCCTCTGCCGCCACCGTGGACCTGCGCCTCTTCGGGGCCGAGGGGATCATCGACTCCCCGGGCACTTCCGGGCTCGTCCTCGGCCCCGACCAGACCCGCTCCTTCGTGCTGGGCGGGCTCGCCCCCAACGAAGAAAACCTGGCCGTGGAAGTCCGCTCCTCCGGCGGTGCGGTCTCCGCCAGCATCCAGCAGCACCGGCTCTTCGGCGTCATGCCCGGCGGGGTCGACATCATCACCCCCAACGCCGATGCCTCCCAGCGCCAGGTCGTCCCCGGGGTGAGCTCGCCGGGTGCGGACGCCCTGGAGGAATTGAACAGTCAAGACGACGTCGACGTCGCCCCGGCCGTGCAGATCGCCGCCACCGGCTCGGCCACCACCGCCGAAGTCACCGCCCTCGGACCGGACGGTCCAGCCTCCCTGGGTAGCGGCTCCGTGGTGGAACTCGCTGCCAATGGCACCGGCAGCGTTGACCTCTCCAACCTGCCCGCCGGCGAATACACGATCGTCGTGGAGGCGGACGCTCCGGTGATCGCGACCGCCCGTTCGGTCAGCGGTGCCGCGGAAGAATCCGTGGACATGGCCCTGACCCCCTCGACCTCCGAGCTCGCCTTCGACCAGTTGGTATCCCTGCCCTCCCACGGCACCTCGCAGTTAGTGGTGTACGGCTCGGCCGCCGGCACCATCGAGTATCAGCTCGTCGATGAATCCGGGAGCCTGGGGGAGACCCAACAACAAGAAGTCGCCGAAGGTGACAGCGTTACCCTGGATCTCGACGACGTCGATGCCCCGGCCGGGGTGCGCATCTCCACCACCGACACCGGGCTGTTCGCCGGTGTGATCGTGTCCGACGGCGCCACCGGCCTCTCCGGCTACCCGGTCACCCCGGCCG